From Daphnia magna isolate NIES linkage group LG2, ASM2063170v1.1, whole genome shotgun sequence:
GTTCCTAGATCCTTTGGTGTCGCTAGGGTGAGGTGGTCCAGTCTGTCCAACAGCCCGGCTACTAGACTCCCACTTCTGTTCGGATGTCGGCATCCCCCTTGCCATCTTTCGTGGTGGGCGTTGAAATCCCCACTCAGTATCGTGTTGTCGCTGGCGTTAGCGAGGATATCCAGATCTTCTTCGTTGCACTTGGATCCATCAGGTATATACAGTGAAATTATCATCAACTCCCTTCCTGTGCGGTTCCCATCAACGAATATAGAGATTGCTGTTGCTTCGATTGTGGAAAGATGCGGCAGTGCTATAGTTATGTGCTGAACGGATTTATGGACTAGTATAGCTACTCCTCCTCCGACTTGCCCTtgtctgtttttctttatgaCGTAGTAGTCTTTGAATTTTACTTCGAATGAGTCTTTCCAGAAGGTTTCGGATAGTGTAGCAATGTGAGGTTTGTGTTGGTGCATGTGTGCCTTGAATTGGGTGAGTGTTGTCCTGGTGAGGCTGCGGGCATTGAACTGGAtgatttttatcattttttgttgttggtggaactgttgcttttttgttttttgggaatTCGGCCAGTGCTCTGCGAACTGGCGTACGTGCGTCTTGCCTGAATATGGGATGTTGCTGGCTGCGTTCTTACTGGTATTATGCTCCTAGTTAGTACTGTTGCAGTTTCTTTATTTACACAAGCTCAGACACAAAGCTTACAACAAACATTCAtacaaaataatatttaattaCTATTTACAACAGAATACACGAAGGGTAGCCAGTTTACACAAGGCTCCTTCTTAAGGACTTACGCGAGGATAGCCAGCTACAAGCAAAGCCACCTCTTAACGTCCTGTCGGACATCGGGCCAAAACCCGACTCCCCTCTCCAATTTTCAGACAGACTTATGGTCGACTCCAGATCGACCAGTCATCTAGGGGTGGTAATACAAATTATACAGAAGGGGAAACATTAATAGTTATAAAATGCAACAATAGAGGGTAGTACTTGCAACAATCGGCCCTTCCTGACTTGAAGTTTCACGAGTGATGCAAAACACACAATATGGAAACTTCAAAATCAGACCATTAAGAAAATTAGGAAAGAGAATTAACGTAATGATGGCCAGTTGACCTCGCAGCGTTCCTTTGTGGCCAAAAGCTCCCTCATTATTAACTTTTCAAGTTACCAGGGCGGCTAGGTGAAGAACACGAGAGTGGTGAAGGAGGGTATTCGCTTATGGAATTGGCAGGGGCAATCGCATAACTCGATCCTCTTTGGATTCATCCACTTCACGGAAGGCAGCAAATTCTCGATCCTTACAGCCGGCATCTCGGTGTAAGCGTTGGCTGCCTACGTCCGCCCACACGTACAAAGAACCCACGGCGTGTCGTGATACGCGTCTGACAGCTCGCAtgggaaaggacatccaaaATGGCGGCGTACTTCCACACGAGGCAGGCAAAGGGTTCCGATGAAGACGACTTTTGAAAAGCCGTTCGATGGTCTtcatccctcttctgacacatAATGTTGCAGTTTCTTTATTTACACAAGCTCAGACACAAAGCTTACAACAAACATTCAtacaaaataatatttaattaCTATTTACAACAGAATACACGAAGGGTAGCCAGTTTACACAAGGCTCCTTCTTAAGGACTTACGCGAGGATAGCCAGCTACAAGCAAAGCCACCTCTTAACGTCCTGTCGGACATCGGGCCAAAACCCGACTCCCCTCTCCAATTTTCAGACAGACTTATGGTCGACTCCAGATCGACCAGTCATCTAGGGGTGGTAATACAAATTATACAGAAGGGGAAACATTAATATTTATAAAATGCAACAATAGAGGGTAGTACTTGCAACAGTACTGGGGTTTCATCGATGGGTTTTTCTTCCATCTCGCTTTCCGAGTCACTGCTCCTAGTAGGCTCCGTGCTGTCAATGTTAATTCCGAGTCGGATGATAAATTGTTCTAGCTTGTGGCTCATTATGTCGAATTTTTTCTCTAGTCGATCTTGGCTTTGTTGGGATATTTCTATCGACTTTTCGAGGCTTGCTACGGTTCTTTccagatttttaattttgcccAGCTCGGTTTTAAGGCCCCTGATCTCCGTTTGCATAGCAGTCACTTGGCTTTTGAGGATTTCGATCTCCGTGTCTGGCCTTGGCTGTGTGTGTTCGTTCTTTTTTAACACTTCACTATACGACAGTAGCGTGCGGGCCTCGTGAAGGCTTATTCCTTTATCTATGGCAATTTTTGATGTTTGCTTTAGCTTGGCGAAGATGGGGTAGGTTACTGAGTCTGACGGGTGTTCTCCTTTGCAGTTTATGCATCTTGGTTTGTCGCAGGTCTCCCCTTCTGCATGGCAGAGGCTGCATTCCTTGCACCTCTGTTTATCTTTGCAGacgttttttgtgtgtccgAACCGATTACAATTAGTGCATCTCATTGGGTGTGGGACATATGGGTGGCATTTGAAGTGCATGTAATTGAAGGCTATATTGGTCGGAGGCCGTTCTGTTTTGAATTCCAGTATGACTGTTGGAGTTGGTGTTCTTTCAGTTCCTCTCGTGATCCTTCTAACGTAGTTTATCTGGTAGTCACTACCAAGGTCCTTCAGGATTTCCTCATCTGTGTCTCCCAGAGGGACTCCGTGGATTACTTCTTAACCTTGCTTGTCCCATGCGATCTGGGAAGAGAGCATGATATTTTGATTCCATCTAAGACTTCTGTTGTCTTGAGCAGGTCTTGTTGCTGATCTAGGGTGCTTGGCCGGATGAAAAGATCTCCTCCTGGTGCTATACTGATTCTCGATGCAAATAAACCTAGTTTGTTCTCTAGTTCGCTTGTGATTTGGCCTATTTCTTGGGATTTCATAATCTTAAATGTTTTTCCGTCAGTTCGTCTTATGAAGACTGGGGGCAAGGGCTGAGAAGACATCCTAGGAGGGTTACTCAACCCCCTGGTTGGTAACTCTCTTATAATTAGGTCTGCTAGATTACCTGTAGTCACAATTTATTCGCTCCTTTCAACTTACACCTTCACCGAGTAGCAGGGAAATTTCCACGAACTCAGTTTACACAAGATGCTCGAGACCGACCACTTGTCGACCGTCTCCAACCAGAGATCAAATCAGACCATAAACCAAGAATCGTGGAAATTCAGTGAGCTAGCTCAGGCGGGGGTGagctatttaaaaaagccCAGCAGACgcaaaaacattaaatgcaCCCTTCAGCCGCTAGGGGTACCGTACCGTTTACGCGCTCACCCCCGCCTGAGCTCGCTCACCCCCGCCAAAGCTAGCTCACTTCTACTCGTGTTGTCTTCATTTTTACCCTCATACTAAGTTTTTGTTGTAAAAGACAAATCAAATTAAACAGCACAGAAAAATTGAAGGCGAGAACGAGGAAAACCTAGGTGGGGAAACCTTTTAATGGCTAGAGCTACTTACGAAAATACGGAAAAAAGAGTCGTTTCGCAGTTTtacctatttttttaagtagcTATTTAGATCTCAGATGCAGGATGTCATCTTCGCCAAACACGAAGACAAAAAGTAACAATTTCAAAGCACTGTGGAAATTTAAAACGCAGCAGTGAGCTAGCTCAGGCGGGGGTGAGCGTTTTATCAagggccaggataaaatgcggactttcacctgcggactggcccaaaatttttgacagcagtccgcagtttctccacagggtagctgtccgcagtccgcgtatTATACGGGGATACAGCATTCCATATAGACATGTCTATGCGTTGGTAAGGCAGAAAATTGGCAAGTAAAGTCTTCATTTCATAATagtatttaacattaaaattttataaTATATTTAGCAGCaaaatttgacttgtttttacaGGCATTGAATTTACTCTAGTCAAAACAGATCAACCTAATTTTTGTCATGCAttggctgttgttcgataactcttgctttttaaaaatatgtatgcatgcaacaattccaatgaataaaaataaaaatgcgcaCAGCTCTTAGCAGCTgacaattttatttatttttttcctataggccaaatccattatattttattttcttttatgcacaactaagaatttgaattagacCACCGTAGCGCACTTAAATCGTCCTTCAGAAGGCGGCAATGTGGTACCAAACTTTGCAAAGAATGGTACCACAAGAAATGTCTTCCAAAAGAACAGCATTATGCCTTTCAGGAGTTTTTAAAAACCCCTTGGATACCCCAAATCCTTTTAAGTTTattacatgttttatttgAATTGTTGTGCCAAGAATTTACCTAGTTAAGAAGTAACCATGTTATATAAACTGTCCTttactttcatattttgaataatgcatatgttgacttttaaatactatttttagtttgaaatttaatatcaGATATGGGCATGGACTCATGGAGTCCGCAGATACCAGTCCGCAGTTTATCCTGTCCGGTCCGCACTTTCAATCGCTCCATGTACGAAacggtccgcattttatccctaagtccacgaaaaatctgtcaaaaaattttgggccagtccgcaggtgaaagtccgcagtttctcctgtccgcagtccgcggtccgcgtccgcattttatcctggccctGTTGATGATCCATGACTCTGGCCTTGGTTTATGTAAGATTGTTATGCAATGGTTCTTAAAACTTGACGATTATTTTGTAAACTTCTGAAATGGCAGCCCGTGTTGCAGCGTCCGCTACAGTACGCGCAATTAAAGCAAGAAAACCGTTTCCAACCCGTGCTGCCCTTGTTCTTGTAAGTATGCTTTCAAGGATGAAGTGTTGGACGTAATATTCCACTGTTCCATGTGTATATAATTGGTAATGCATTTAAAATGGTACTAACTACGTAAATCGTATGTTTGGGCCTCTGTTTTGGGTGACGTTATACACAGACTCCTAGTGCATTGAATCGAGTGAAACAACTTACTGAAGGCAAAGATGATCATGtgagttttcattttatgcTGTTAGATAcacattttatttgtttttcttaaattttatCCAGGTTGGTTTAAGGATAGGTGTGAAGCAGCGGGGTTGCAATGGCTTTAGTTACACTTTAGATTTTGCAGCACAAAAAGACAAATTTGATGAAGAAGTACTTCAAGATGGTAATATTAAGCTTCTcacaaacaaggaaaacaaacattatATGTTATTGCACTCTTAGGAGTTCGTATTTTTGTTGACATCAAAGCGCAACTTCATCTTCTAGGAACAGTAATGGATTATGTTGAAAATGAACTTTCATCAgaatttgtattcaataacCCCAACATCAAGGGAACATGTGGCTGTGGAGAAAGTTTCTCTGTGTGATAAAAATGATTTGTAGAACCTTAATTGACTGTACATATTTAAAGGGTTAGTACATACATAGATGATAACAGCAATACATAGTCAAATACCTGGGctctttaaattttaaaaaatacatatatatactgATCCGACGGCAAATATTGATACACATATGATGTGATAATCTTTAGGAAAGGAAGAACGACGCGATTACTATCGAGAGGAAGATTCTGCGTATTCGTGAAGACCATAACGTTCGAGATATTGCTGGGACGACATACTCATTTCTACTGATTTTGAAGTCTTAAATGTATAATCTAATGTCTTGTTTTCAACGGGCTTCGATTGTCCAAGATATTTCTCTGCCAAACGCTCCATTTCCACACTTTGATCCGTTTCCTTACGTGCATCCCAGGCATAGCTTTTGGCGTTCGAACGAGGATAATATACTGGGTTACGTGGAGTACTAAAATGACAAGACAAAACAACTTTAGCACAACaccaatttaaaaatttcagaaTAATCTATCACTTCAATGCAAATGGATTGATGAAACTGATTCCAAGTTCTTGTACTCGCTGCATCGTTACTTTGCGAGTAGGATTTTCCGGGAACATGTCGTGAAACACATGCCTTTCTGGTGTCTTATTCTCAACATTCATTTCCGGAGCTTTTTCCATCAGAGGTTTTCTGCCATTACTTATGTTGGCTTGTGCCAATAGCTTTTGAACATGTTCCATAACATTCTCACATGATTCAGTACTTTCATCCAACTGGTCTGATACAGATTCTTGATAGTCTTGCATATTTACCACAAAGGAAGGCTGAGGACTTGGTGGTTGTTCTACAATAGTTTCAAGTTGGAGATCTCTGAAAGTTAATGTTATCTCTGTACGATCCTGTTGTTGGCGTGCAGTAGGAGAACCACTATTGGATTGGGGGAAAAATCTGGCAGATGGATGACACTTGGGACTTTGAACATCAAAATATGATGATGTTTGGGTGGCTCCATTAGCTCTTTGTTTATCACCTAATTGGTCTTGTAGTCTTTCTTGATATTGAAGAAGCTGTTTAACTTGTTTCTGGAGGAGATTGAGCTGCCTATTCTGATCTTGAATGAGTTCTTTGATTTCTGGGTCAATGGATGGAGACATGACAATACCAGTGGCATTTAGCGGTGGTGTTTTACAACCACATGGTGATGTATTTTTTGCCCAGCTGTAGAATTGTAATAGAAAATGCATTCAAGTTTTGATAATATTTGTTGAATTTTACCTTGTAGTCTTTTTTAGAACTGAAAGTGGAGTCAGTTGAGGAATAAAACCTGGACTTTTGACAGGTGAGGTTTGAGCAACGGTAGCTCGTGGTTGGAAGGATTCTTTAAAATTGGTTAATACATCTCCGGAGTACAATGATGGTTCAGACACTTGGGGTGGAATTTCCAAACCCTAAaagttcaaaaagaaaaaccagaAATAGGCTTTATGTGTTATAGAAATTATCTATATGTTTTAATTTACCCGATTAATTAGGAAGGGCCTTGGTAATCTAGGTTCGTTAATACTCATGCTCGAGTCACCTAACTCGTTATCGGATGTGAACATTTTCAAATACACTCTAGTCAGCTGAAAATAAATACGAATCAGACTAACTGAAACTAgattttaattgttttaattgctttaatatttttttaatggcacTGATCTGGTAGttaagaacgaaaaaaaaatggaattgtGGGTGTAAATTTCAATTCTCAACGGCTGATAGAGGGACGAAATCCAAACGGCGAATTCAAATGCCCCGAGTATTGAATTCGTAGTATGAAATAAAATCACCAGGTGGCAGGACAACTTGTCTTCCTACTGAACTCATTAAAAGTGCTCTTCTCGATGAATCGTGATTCCAGCTTGGAACTACCTCTAAAACCGGTAAGAAAAGTTCATCATCGATGAAATATAAATAGATAATGTATTCAAGAACATCAGTTGTGAATCAGAGTGTATAGTTGAATCGGATAATGGGTGTTCGTTTTCGTCTGCAGTGCTCGATAGTGCGCAAGCTCAGTGAAAGAAGAATGGCGGCCATTTGCCAGAGGGTGATAAGTTCTGATTGTTGGGGACCTTTGAATGTTAGCGCCAAATCagttgaaatttgaaatcttGCTCCTCAAACTATTGCATTTCTTTATCATGAGTAGGGGAATTAGTAAATTGAAGTTTGACAAGTCGAACAATCATTGGATGAAGGCGGCATCACTAGAAAGCCATCCATCCTTTTTGTGTGCACCATTTGTTCACACAAGTACAACCGAACACATCTGGCAACTTGCTTGCTATTTCTGTATCGGCTCTGTTTCTATATATAAACGCATTCGGCCGCCTCTAAATTTCTTACACGTATGCCGTAAACGTCTTGCCCTTTTAAACATTACATCATCGTCAACAAAATCAAGCCTTCtaattttaaatgattaaaTACGGTAAATGGTGTTTGTGTCTATATCAGTATTTCGTGAATAAATCAAATGATGCGTGAAATGAAGTGCCTGACAAATATTTTGAAAGGGTATGCACGTACCCCATGTCGGGCTGACGACTCTCTTCATCTGGTTCAAGCAGATGAACGATGtacgtaaatttaaaaaaatcgagTCTCTCCATCAAAAGAACTCTGTGAAAAGGAACTTTACTTGTGTAAAGCTTTCACGGGAACATAGGATTTCGTCGTTGATCAAATAGAACTGGTCATACtaaacgttttttttataattacaAAAGTTGCCTGTttaaatttaacatttttctaaaCGAGGGATGAAAGCGAAAATTGCCTGTCGCGTAATTTGGCCCTCCAGCGAATGTTATAAAGAAGTGGGGTGAAGAACGCTTGGAAAGCCCTTGTTTGAGAGGACGATAGGACTCTATCGAAGCCCGGACCGTGAATAGCAAAGATGGCCGTTGGAGGGAGGGGTTGGATGCTCGGCGATCGATCGAGGCCCGTTCACTGCTGCCGAATGAGAGGTGGAAGCGGGTGATAGAATTAAAGAGGgaacgaaaagaaagagggaaGAGAGAGAGTGATGGAATAACGTACTAGTCGGAAAGGAGTTTCGCCGAGTTTCATGTTTACCAGGGTACGACGAGTGTCAGAGGTTTGTTCGATAGCTTCTTGTTAAGTTCAAATACCGCCGATGAAAATTCATCACACCGTTAGCGAAGGTAAAAGATGTGCAATCAAACTCGACCACCTCTTGCGCTAACAAACAGCACATTGGCCAAGATTTTCACCGCGGGTCCCAGTCGTGGGTTCGTGCgcgcttttttttattttctttccctctAGTGCGCAAGTGTATACCCTAACGCCATCTCGCCCCGTTTAATCTGGCCTAGACTATACTATGTTcaagaaagtttttttttttcctattttgtgttgttttgtttttttcgtttctttggGGAACAGGGAGGGAGAGGGTGGAAAAAGGGTGAGTGGGAGGGAGCTGCTGTtagttggttggttggttggttggttggttggttggttggttggttgcATCGATAGCCGGACAGTAGAGAATCTCTTCGACGTGGGGGTGAGGGAAAGTAAGAGAGGAGGAGGGAGTTGGTGAAACCAACGCAGTCTCACTGGCGTCGTTGCGAGACTCACGCAGGTGCGAGTTCGGTGGCGGCGGACGCAGACGTAGTGGACCGAATTGCGCTTGGACAAAAGCCGTGTCGTTTGCGCCGTCAACTCTATTCGATTACAGGTTTCCTCCTCTTTGCTTCATCTGCTTCGTCTTTTCGGTGTCATTTCGCTCTCTTTGTCGCACGTGTTTCGTTAGTTTACCCTGCCCTCCcaaagagaaacaaacaaaacaaaacccaaaaaaaaaaaaataataacaagttTTCATTATGTCAAACGTTAAGATTCATTGGACTTTGCTGCCGAGCAGGGCCACTCACTTATTTCAATCGCATTCAGTGAAACATGTAAGTCTTACGGCGTATAAGGTAGGAAAGTCCGccagggtttttttttttttttttttcgttcctcGTCACTTGTTATCGTTCGTCGTTTGTTTCGTACAATCCTTCGTTCGATGATCGCATCGGTGCGTTCAATACGCCAGTCAACCAGCGAGagggaggaagaaaaaaaaggacgtaGCGTCGTGTTTATCGATCCAACGAGGGACCCCGTCCCGGGCACGTCACGAGTACGCTCCGCGCCAAGCCCAACTTCTGACAGCGCCCTCCCTTTAAGCTCTTGAACGATTTGCCTGGGGCTGGGTGGTAGTCCTCAGCCAGCATTTCCATCAGGAATCATATGATTGCTGCAGGGTCCTTGTCCCTTTaaaaaggcaattttttttttttcttcttcttctttgcccGATCCGTGCAAGGGTGGGGTGGTAAATGGGGAGGGAGAAAGGCCGCCAATGGAAAGCAGGAGTGTTTGGGTTGCGCCATTGTATACTTACGCGTTTCCAAGGCGACCGTATTGATATTTTCCTCCTACACTGACGGGTGCGGGTTGGTTCGTTGTGAGGGTGGGTAAAGGGGTCGTCCTTCCACTTTTCCATACGTTTTGTCATCATTTTTCGGGGAGGAGAAATGTTTTACAGGGCTACTTACGTTATCCtttaaataattgtttttttttttgtttttttttattggtgaaggagggggaggaggggaCGGAGGAAGAGATCTGtcgaccaaaaaaaaaaaggaaaaaaattccacCTCGTCGATGTACATTCAGTTCTAAGTTGGGagattgtttgttttccttgcTCCGTGTTGACAGTCAATGCGTTTGAGCCGGAGCTCGTCCTCACTGGCCAAATAGATGATCATCTTCGTCGTTGTTTTAATCCAGCGCCATTGCAACACAATAGacatttattttgtatagACAAAACCGAAATCTTTGTTTGGATCGTCGACTCCGGTTTGATTTAGAtttgttctgtttttgtttttgtgtatTGCCTTTAGTTTCACCGAGTGATTTCGTCGTCCATCATCTTCCTTCTGCATCACCTAGACGTCCGTGTGTGTCATCGACAGCATACTGGACATAGCCAATTGAACCGCCTAGATGGTGGTGAAAATGACGAGCAGTAACGGCGGAAGCCTGGCCGTCATGGCCGGCTCGGAGGCCGGAAATGGTAGCAGTAGTGTCGCCGATGTTGACGGAACAGACGCCGCCGTCGAGGCTTGTTCTGGTGGACGCATTGAAGACGATATTGCCGATCATTCTGACGACGAGCAAGGTGCCGATGCCGCTTCAGATGATTCAGATTCCATGGATTTcgacgacgatgacgacgatgacgGATCAGATCTCATGTCCAATACGACGCTCGGCGATGACATAACCGCCCAGCTCGCAGCCGCTGGtaacccatttttttgtttaaatatattttcGATGTGACCTTTGGATTTGTACGATAATTCTATTGTTTTTCTGAACGTTAGGTCCTGTTGGTATGGCAGCGGCTGCAGCCATAAACTCGTCCAAAAAGAGGAAGCGACCCCACTCGTTTGAAACGAATCCATCCATACGTCGGAGGCAACAGACGAGGCTTTTACGTAAACTCCGCCAGACGATTGACGAATATGCAACTCGAGTCGGACAACAAGCCATCGTCTTGATCGCTACACCGGGCAAACCGCAGAACAATTTTCGCGTCTTTGGCGCCAAACCTTTAGAAGATGTTGTTAAAAATGTGAAATCCACCGTTCTTCAGGTAAGTCATCCGGTTGACACGGTCATTTCTCCCTTCTcctttgcgtgtgtgtgtgagtgtgtgtgtgagtgtgtgtgtgatcGCTTTGTCATATAATATGTGAATTTAATTCCTACGTGCAGGATCTGGAAACGGCTTTGGCGCATCACGCTCCACCACCAGCTCTAGACGATCCGTCTCTCTATGAATTACCTCCGCTAGTCATCGACGGAATCCCTACACCAGTCGAAAAAATGACGCAAGCCCAATTGCGAGCGTTTATTCCGCTGATGCTCAAGTTTTCCACCGGTAAGTGTTTTGGTTtggtttggtttggtttttttttttttttaagtttctagAAGTCAACGTTCGGCTAAGGAACATATCGTTCTAGGTCGAGGAAAACCTGGATGGGGCAAAGAATCCACTCGACCACCTTGGTGGCCAGGAGAAGTACCTTGGGCCAATGTTCGAATGGATGCTCGCCCCGAAGACGATAAGCAAAGAGTAGGATCATTCCTTTTATGCGCATTTTCCACGTGTTGAAACTGATTCATTCTGCTGTCTCTCCTGCATCGGCACAGGTGTCGTGGACGCACGCGTTGCGGCAAATTGTCATCAATTGCTACAAGTACCACGGACGGGAAGACCTGCTGCCCGCCTTCTCTGAAGATGCAACGGAGGAAACTAGTCGCCCTGCAAAAGTGATAAAAACCGAATCGGAAGCTGAACAACAAGCCGAACGGAGCGCTGATGTTGTTGCTCAACCACAACAGCAGCAAGAGCAACAGCAACACCAGCAACAACATCCACCAGCTCCACCACCATCGTCTCAGCCAGCTCAacatcagcagcagcagcagcaacaacaacaacaacaacagcaacagcaacagcagcagcagcaatcTGTGCAGCAGTTGGTGCAGACGAATTCGGCACCCAGTGCCCAGTACGCACCGACTGTCGTTCAAACGATCAGCAATCCTGACGGGACAGTGTCCATCATACAGGTTGGTTTCATTATAAAGATCCCATCGCATACCGATAATTGCCCAGTTGATTATTCTACGTTATTTCTTCGGTTGCTTCCGAATTTCCGCGTTGTGTATTAGTTAGTATCATTCCGTGTGGgtatttattatatttactCTCTtatagttattattatttgatttattttttattcttttctttccttctttctttctttatttatttatttatttatttatttttcttctgttgttgtttttttatcactCTCACGTTTGTTTCTTGTTATGTTCATGCATTAGTGGCAATGCTGATTATGTTCTCTTTTATGTTTCCAGTTTACCATCAGTATGATTATGACGTTTATCTGGCCGTTTGGTTGTGGCATGGCGACTTGGGTCGCTCTATCATTTATCAGTTTGAACTTGTTCTTATTGTTAGATACAGAACATAGGCAAGTGCGATTGGCCTTGTTGATTGGTTGGTTTCTCGACTTTTATCATCATTTCTATAACGAAACTTTGCCAAGCGTTAATAGATTTGACACGAAACTCACTGACACTTCCATTCGATTATTTCATGCAGGTCGATCCTCATTCATTCACTAATTCATTCTTCCAGGTGGATCCCAACAATCCGATCATCACGCTACCGGACGGAACAACGGCCCAAGTGGTTGCCACCCAGGGAGTGTCCACCGTTAACCAGTGCGACGACGACGATGGTGCCAACCACGatcagcagcaacagcatCAGAATGACCGCAACCATCACCTCATGAACTCGAAACCGATGATTTGGCAGTTCGTCCCCACTTCGCAGATCACGGGTGTCACGTCTTCAGATGGCGTGACGACGCTCACCAATTCCGCCGACGGCACGACAGTCACCACTGTCGACTTGTCGGCCGTGACCGAATCCACCATCGGCCAAGAAGGCCAGCACCACATCCTTCTCACGGGTGAAGATGGCCAAAGTACGAACTGCATTCACA
This genomic window contains:
- the LOC116917064 gene encoding DNA-binding protein P3A2 isoform X6, which translates into the protein MVVKMTSSNGGSLAVMAGSEAGNGSSSVADVDGTDAAVEACSGGRIEDDIADHSDDEQGADAASDDSDSMDFDDDDDDDGSDLMSNTTLGDDITAQLAAAGPVGMAAAAAINSSKKRKRPHSFETNPSIRRRQQTRLLRKLRQTIDEYATRVGQQAIVLIATPGKPQNNFRVFGAKPLEDVVKNVKSTVLQDLETALAHHAPPPALDDPSLYELPPLVIDGIPTPVEKMTQAQLRAFIPLMLKFSTGRGKPGWGKESTRPPWWPGEVPWANVRMDARPEDDKQRVSWTHALRQIVINCYKYHGREDLLPAFSEDATEETSRPAKVIKTESEAEQQAERSADVVAQPQQQQEQQQHQQQHPPAPPPSSQPAQHQQQQQQQQQQQQQQQQQQQQSVQQLVQTNSAPSAQYAPTVVQTISNPDGTVSIIQVDPHSFTNSFFQVDPNNPIITLPDGTTAQVVATQGVSTVNQCDDDDGANHDQQQQHQNDRNHHLMNSKPMIWQFVPTSQITGVTSSDGVTTLTNSADGTTVTTVDLSAVTESTIGQEGQHHILLTGEDGQTYPVSVSGMITVPAMYQAMVANIAQMGQSDASVQGRREPPRLLVKHDDS
- the LOC116917064 gene encoding DNA-binding protein P3A2 isoform X4; translated protein: MVVKMTSSNGGSLAVMAGSEAGNGSSSVADVDGTDAAVEACSGGRIEDDIADHSDDEQGADAASDDSDSMDFDDDDDDDGSDLMSNTTLGDDITAQLAAAGPVGMAAAAAINSSKKRKRPHSFETNPSIRRRQQTRLLRKLRQTIDEYATRVGQQAIVLIATPGKPQNNFRVFGAKPLEDVVKNVKSTVLQDLETALAHHAPPPALDDPSLYELPPLVIDGIPTPVEKMTQAQLRAFIPLMLKFSTGRGKPGWGKESTRPPWWPGEVPWANVRMDARPEDDKQRVSWTHALRQIVINCYKYHGREDLLPAFSEDATEETSRPAKVIKTESEAEQQAERSADVVAQPQQQQEQQQHQQQHPPAPPPSSQPAQHQQQQQQQQQQQQQQQQQQQQSVQQLVQTNSAPSAQYAPTVVQTISNPDGTVSIIQVDPNNPIITLPDGTTAQVVATQGVSTVNQCDDDDGANHDQQQQHQNDRNHHLMNSKPMIWQFVPTSQITGVTSSDGVTTLTNSADGTTVTTVDLSAVTESTIGQEGQHHILLTGEDGQTYPVSVSGMITVPAMYQAMVANIAQMGQSDASVQVLGPLISSLPKSDSNGGDDGALVSTTSTAGTATGGMNVGGLAVTPVLALGPNGTQQHILQVTAAPMVTSQLLGEVDSSILASAMQQVTSGDVVDLQETSPSSNSE
- the LOC116917064 gene encoding DNA-binding protein P3A2 isoform X5 translates to MVVKMTSSNGGSLAVMAGSEAGNGSSSVADVDGTDAAVEACSGGRIEDDIADHSDDEQGADAASDDSDSMDFDDDDDDDGSDLMSNTTLGDDITAQLAAAGPVGMAAAAAINSSKKRKRPHSFETNPSIRRRQQTRLLRKLRQTIDEYATRVGQQAIVLIATPGKPQNNFRVFGAKPLEDVVKNVKSTVLQDLETALAHHAPPPALDDPSLYELPPLVIDGIPTPVEKMTQAQLRAFIPLMLKFSTGRGKPGWGKESTRPPWWPGEVPWANVRMDARPEDDKQRVSWTHALRQIVINCYKYHGREDLLPAFSEDATEETSRPAKVIKTESEAEQQAERSADVVAQPQQQQEQQQHQQQHPPAPPPSSQPAQHQQQQQQQQQQQQQQQQQQQQSVQQLVQTNSAPSAQYAPTVVQTISNPDGTVSIIQVDPHSFTNSFFQVDPNNPIITLPDGTTAQVVATQGVSTVNQCDDDDGANHDQQQQHQNDRNHHLMNSKPMIWQFVPTSQITGVTSSDGVTTLTNSADGTTVTTVDLSAVTESTIGQEGQHHILLTGEDGQTYPVSVSGMITVPAMYQAMVANIAQMGQSDASVQILMEEMMEPWCRQHQQLGQQPGE